TCGCTACGCTCCCGGATACTTGAGCGACCCGGGTGAGATGGACGCGCGTTACGCGCACGTAGTTCGTGCAGAACTGTCGGAGGAGGCCGCGCGAAGCCACTCCATCACGCAGATGCTCGGCACCGAAATCACGGGAATGAGCCGGGGGAGCGCCGGGATTTCGCGGCAATTTGACGTCCCGGTCCTAGAACTCATCCGCCCGCGCCTGGCAGTTACAGGAGAGCTGCTGCTGCGCTCGCTGCTTGTTGGCTGGGCGCTGGCGTTGTGCGCTTCGCTTATTGCGAGCGCAGGAAAGGAGCCGTCCCTGCTGTGGCAGGCCCCAGGGACGCTTTTACTCGCGGTGCCCACCGCAGCCATGGCGACTCTGTGTCTGCTGGCGGAGAAGGGCGGTCCGGTTCTCGTGATGGCTCTCCTGATTGCAGCACGCGACTTCAAATTTCTCCATCGGCTATTGCGCAAGGCATGGCTTGACCCGCATGTGTTGCACGCGCGCGCCCAGGGGATCAGGCAGCGGCGCTTGCTTGTGGCGCACCTCTTGCCGGCGTTCGTTCCCCAGCTTGCCGCGCTTGCCAGTCTCTCCATCGTGACGGCGCTGAGTGCGTTGGTGCCCGTCGAAGTCCTCTTCAACGTACCCGGGCTCGGCCAATTGGCATGGAACGCCGCGCTCAACCGCGACCTTCCCGTATTGCTGGCCGTTACGCTGACGATGGCGATTGCGGTTGCGTGCTCTGGAATGGCGCCGAGCCGCAAGGTGGAGCTGTGCGCATGAAGTTCCATCGCTTGCCGGCCTGGCTCCTTCTCGGTCTTGTTCTGATTGCAGCGGCGATCATCGCCGCACCGGGCGCAAGCTATTCTCATCAGGATCGCGACCAGCCTCTCGCCATTGCTTCCGTGCGCCACCCGGCTGGCACCGACGCTCTCGAACGCGATCGCCTGGTGCGCGTCTCGGCTGCTCTCTTGCTCAGCCTGATCGGGGCGCTGGCTGCCGCAGCCGTCACGACCGCCGCCGCCGCAGGTGTGGGGACGTTGGCAGCCTTCGCGGCGAGCGGCCTTGGTTGGATCCTCATGCTCGCTTGCGACGTGTTTCTCGCGCTCCCATGGCTCTTTCTGCTCATGATGGTTCGTTCTGCGCTGCCGCTGAACACGTCGCCTGCCCATTCGGCAGCCATTACGTTTTTCGTCCTTGCGGCTCTGGGTTGGCCCGCATGTGCCCGCGCGGTCTACCAGGGAGCAATCGACCTGAAAAACTCCGAATGGATGCTGCAAGCTCGTGCGGCAGGACTGCGGCGCCCTCAGGTGGTTCGCCATGTTGTACCCAACCTGCTGCCGCTGCTTCTGCCGCAGTTTCTCGTTTGTGTTCCCGCATTCGTGATGGCCGAAGCGAACCTTGGCGCCCTGGGGCTGGGAATCGGTGAGCCGCTGCCGTCCTGGGGAGGGATGCTGCTCGAACTCGACAACTCCTCTATGCTGCTCCAATCCAATTGGGTGTATTTTCCCGTTGCCCTGCTGGTTGTGGTTCTGCTTCTGCTTGAAGCAGTCGCGGTGGAGAACTGAGATGCGGCGCGTTCGCATTCACACGGTCTCGTTCGCTGCCGTCCTGGCGATCTCGGCCGTCACGCTGATCGCGAAGTGTGGTGCCCAGGCCGCGCAGCGCCTGCCCGGCGAACTCGCATGGACCATTGGCTACGACCCGAAGACCTTCGATCCCGCCAAAGTCGACGACCTCGATTCGGAGACGATTCGCTATCTCACGGCCGGCGTCCTGCTGCGCGTCAATCGGCTTACCCAAAGTGTGGAGCCGCAGCTCGCCCAAAGTTGGGACCTTTCGCGGGACGGCAAGACTATCGTCTTCAAGGTTCGATCCGGACTCAGGTTCTCTGACGGCAGCAGCCTGACTTCACGCGACGCGGCCTGGTCTATACGCCGTGTTCTGCTTCCGGCCACGGCCGCTCCGGTCGCAGATGAGTTCATCAATGCGGGCGGCGTCACCGTCGAAACCCCCGACCCAGCCACGGTCATCGTTCATCTGCCCCAGCGAGTGATTGGCATCGGCAAGGTCTTCGACGAGATCGCCATTGAACCTGCCGACCGTCCCAGCGAAGGCCGGATCACCTCCGGCCCGTTCGTCGTGGCCGATTACCTGCGGTCGCAATACGTGCGCCTGCACCGCAATCCTTACTACTGGGAAAAGGGCTCGAACGGTCTCTCCATTCCATACGCAAGCGGCGTACGCCTCGACATCCTCAACAATCCCGAGCAGGAGACCCGGCTCTTCCTGCGCAGCGAATACGACCTCATCGATCACATCCCACCGGATTACTTCGAGCTTCTGAAGAAGAAGGCTCCATCCACAGTGCGCGACCTCGGCCCATCGCTGAACACCGAACAGATGTGGTTCAACCAGTCGCCGTCGTCGCCGCTTCCTGCGTGGGAGAGATCCTGGTTTCAACAACGAGCGTTTCGCGTCGCTGTTTCGGAGGCCATTCACCGCGACGACCTGGCGCGTATCGCCTATCAGGGCCACGCCACTCCGGCTTATGGTTTTGTCTCGCCGGTTAACGCGGTCTGGTACAACCGAAACCTGTCCGCGCCCCACACCGATATCTCAGCCGCAAAGGCTGCGCTCGCCCGCGCCGGCTTCCATTGGGCTGGCTCGCGGCTCGAAGATGCGGCAGGCCACCCCGTCCGCTTCTCAATCCTGACCAACGCCGGAAATGCCGCGCGGCAAAAAATGGCAACTCTGATTCAGCAGGATCTTGCTGCACTGGGCATGGAGGTCAATGTCGTCGCACTCGACTTTCCCGCGCTTGTCGAGCGCTTGATGCATACCCAGGACTATGAAGCCTGCTTGCTCGGACTCGAGAACGTCGAGCCCGACCCCAACGCCATGATGAACGTATGGCTCAGCTCCTCGCCCAACCATCAGTGGAGCCCGTCGGAAAAAGCGCCGGCAACACCGTGGGAGGCAGAGATCGACCGTGAGATGAACGTGCAGGCCACGAGCATGAAAGATCCGGTCCGTAAGCAGGCTGTCGATCGTGTGCAGCAGATCGTCGCCGATCAGCAGCCTTTCATCTACCTCGTTTATCCCAATGTTCTAGTTGCGGTCTCACCGCGCATTGAAGGCGTGCAGCCCGCAGTGCTCGAACCGGAACTGATCTGGAATGCTGAGTATCTTCGGCTGCGGAGTTCGCGATGAGCACCCAGCCTCTTCTGCGTGTGCGGCTTCGCGCCAGTTATGGCGACAAGTCCGTCCTGCACGACATCGACTTCGATCTTCATCGCGGTGAAGTGTTGGGACTCGTCGGCACCAGCGGCGCGGGGAAGAGCACGCTGGTCCTGTCGCTGCTAGGCCTGCTGCCCTGGCGTGGTGGGCGAGTCACCGGCCAGATCGTCCTTGACGGACAAGACCTGCTTCAACTCTCCGAGGGCAGACTGCGCGAACTGCGTGGTCGTCAACTTGCCTTGATTCCGCAGAGCCCCATGACCGCGCTCAACTCTGCAATCAGTCTTGAGAATCACTTCCGCGAAGCATGGAGAGCGCATGAGAAGAATGGGAGTGCAGAATTCTCGGCGCGCGTGCAGAGGCTTTTCGACGAGGTCCAACTGCCATCGGACCCGGAATTTTTGCGCCGGCGGCCATCGCAGATTAGCGTTGGCCAGGCCCAGCGCGTACTTATTGCACTCGCGCTGCTGCACTCCCCGGCGCTGATTATTGCCGACGAACCCACCAGCGCACTCGACCCTGTAACGCAAGCCCAAATCGTCGACCTGCTCAAGGGATTGAGCCGCAATCACGGCGCCACGCTTCTCTATGTCTCGCATGACTTGGTCTCTGTGCTCAGGATTTGCGACCGGATCGCTGTGCTCGAATCCGGGGCGATTGTGGAGACGCTGCCTGTTCACCAGCTCGCTGCCGCTCGGCACCCCGCCACCCTCAATCTCTTATCGACGCTCCCCGTGCCTCCTTCCGTTTTACTGAGTTACCGTAGCCGACCTGTACGAAAAGGTAGCTATGCAGAAGAGCATTTCCGTACCAAAGCGCTCTCGCAATTCGTTACCTAAGTCGATAATGTGACCCACTCTGGTTACAACGAAGGGGTCATTGAGGTTGTAGATCCCCCCCCACTAAAGTTGCGTGAACACAGGGGTATTTCAAGTTGAACGGCCCTCTTGCCGTCACAACTTCGTACCCACGTGAGCCAGCAACTGTGAGACGACCTGGCGGGAGGTAACCATCTTGAATTCGAGGCTTCGTTCGATTCTTGTCCTTGGGTTAACGATTGCGATTGTGGGCTCGACCTCTGTCGACGCGCAGACCACAAACAGCAAAATATCGCCTGATCTGGCGGCGAACCCGACCTCCGGAAATGTCCAGGTAATCGTGCAGTACTACAAGCCGCCTTCTGCTGGTGAAGGTGGGCTGCTGGGCGGCGTGCTCGGCCTTGTTGGAGGCTTGGTCAAAACGGTGCTCGGGATCGTCGATGCCGTCGTGGAGGTCGTTCCCTACAGCAATCTCAACAGCATTGCCGCTGATCCAAACGTGAAATACATATCGCCCGACCGGACGGTCGGCGCGCGCCAGGTTGTGTCGATCCCCAGCGCCGAATACACGACCGAGCCCATCAACGCACCTGCGGTGTGGCACGCGGGCTATCAGGGAACGAACGTCGGTGTGGCCGTGATTGATAGTGGAATCACACCGGTGCCCGATCTCAACCTGACCCCCTCACTCATGCTGGGCACTGCCATTCTGTCCGAGCCGCTGTTCTCGTCGACCGAGGCGCCTCCTTATGCCACCGGCAGGATCGTGTACAGCCAGAATTTCGTGCCGGGTCAAAACGATGCGCTGGATCACTACGGACACGGCACGTTAGTCGCGGGCCTCATCGCCG
This Acidobacteriaceae bacterium DNA region includes the following protein-coding sequences:
- a CDS encoding ABC transporter substrate-binding protein — encoded protein: MRRVRIHTVSFAAVLAISAVTLIAKCGAQAAQRLPGELAWTIGYDPKTFDPAKVDDLDSETIRYLTAGVLLRVNRLTQSVEPQLAQSWDLSRDGKTIVFKVRSGLRFSDGSSLTSRDAAWSIRRVLLPATAAPVADEFINAGGVTVETPDPATVIVHLPQRVIGIGKVFDEIAIEPADRPSEGRITSGPFVVADYLRSQYVRLHRNPYYWEKGSNGLSIPYASGVRLDILNNPEQETRLFLRSEYDLIDHIPPDYFELLKKKAPSTVRDLGPSLNTEQMWFNQSPSSPLPAWERSWFQQRAFRVAVSEAIHRDDLARIAYQGHATPAYGFVSPVNAVWYNRNLSAPHTDISAAKAALARAGFHWAGSRLEDAAGHPVRFSILTNAGNAARQKMATLIQQDLAALGMEVNVVALDFPALVERLMHTQDYEACLLGLENVEPDPNAMMNVWLSSSPNHQWSPSEKAPATPWEAEIDREMNVQATSMKDPVRKQAVDRVQQIVADQQPFIYLVYPNVLVAVSPRIEGVQPAVLEPELIWNAEYLRLRSSR
- a CDS encoding ABC transporter ATP-binding protein, with the translated sequence MSTQPLLRVRLRASYGDKSVLHDIDFDLHRGEVLGLVGTSGAGKSTLVLSLLGLLPWRGGRVTGQIVLDGQDLLQLSEGRLRELRGRQLALIPQSPMTALNSAISLENHFREAWRAHEKNGSAEFSARVQRLFDEVQLPSDPEFLRRRPSQISVGQAQRVLIALALLHSPALIIADEPTSALDPVTQAQIVDLLKGLSRNHGATLLYVSHDLVSVLRICDRIAVLESGAIVETLPVHQLAAARHPATLNLLSTLPVPPSVLLSYRSRPVRKGSYAEEHFRTKALSQFVT
- a CDS encoding ABC transporter permease subunit, yielding MKFHRLPAWLLLGLVLIAAAIIAAPGASYSHQDRDQPLAIASVRHPAGTDALERDRLVRVSAALLLSLIGALAAAAVTTAAAAGVGTLAAFAASGLGWILMLACDVFLALPWLFLLMMVRSALPLNTSPAHSAAITFFVLAALGWPACARAVYQGAIDLKNSEWMLQARAAGLRRPQVVRHVVPNLLPLLLPQFLVCVPAFVMAEANLGALGLGIGEPLPSWGGMLLELDNSSMLLQSNWVYFPVALLVVVLLLLEAVAVEN
- a CDS encoding ABC transporter permease subunit codes for the protein MRRIFAIIKWLGRTLGIVVLVMIGSTVLVRYAPGYLSDPGEMDARYAHVVRAELSEEAARSHSITQMLGTEITGMSRGSAGISRQFDVPVLELIRPRLAVTGELLLRSLLVGWALALCASLIASAGKEPSLLWQAPGTLLLAVPTAAMATLCLLAEKGGPVLVMALLIAARDFKFLHRLLRKAWLDPHVLHARAQGIRQRRLLVAHLLPAFVPQLAALASLSIVTALSALVPVEVLFNVPGLGQLAWNAALNRDLPVLLAVTLTMAIAVACSGMAPSRKVELCA